One Eubacterium sp. AB3007 genomic window, ATCACATATCGGCCGTCCTTGATGGTCACGATCGCATCCTGCAGGTAGGGCTGGTTGCTCCGGCTGTTGACGATACGATTCAGACGATTTCGGATAGAATCGTTCTGGCTCATGATGCTCCGCCGTATGTCCCGCAGCCTGGGTGATGCGCTGTCCGCCATCTCATCTTCGGAGACGATACAGCGATCGATCTCCTTCTCCAATCTTTCGTGAGGAACGATCAGTTCTGCCATTGACATGAGAAGTGGCATCTCCGGCACATCCCCGTGAAGGAAGGTCACCACCTGGTTGGCGATGGACAGGTCGTAATGGATCTGAAGCAGCTGACGCATGGTCAGACAGCCCCCCTTCCTGGCCAGTGAGACCAGTCCCTCCACATCGTAAAGACCACCGGTCGGCAGTGGCCCTTTATGCACAATAAGGTCAACTGCTTCCGTAGTTGACCTTAGTTCCTCAGCGATCACCCTGGGGTCTGTATAGGGCGACAGTGCGTCCGCCATCTCTCTGGACATGACGCACCCCGCCTCTTCTTTCAGTAATGCCTTGATTTTGTTGTATTCCAGAATTCCCAGCGCTTTGTCGTTCATCGGATCAGTCCTTCTGCATCTTCTCGATCTGGCTCTTCAGCTGGATGTTCTCCATCTGAAGGTCGAAGATCTGGTTCTCGAACTCGGAGCACTTGGCCTTCAGTTCCTCATACTTCTGCTCTTCCTTCTCTCCGTCCATCTTCATCTTGTCGATGCTCTCCTTGGTCTGCTTATAACTCTTCTTGGCATCTTCCCAGAGCTTGATGTAGTGAGCAGAATCTCTTTCCAACTGGTCGTTCGCCGTACGCAGACGCTCGATCTCCTCCTTCAGATCAAAGAGTTCCTCTCCGATGTTCACGGCTGTCAGAACCGCTGTACTGCTGGTCCCGTTCCTCCCCATGATCTTAGAGATGAGGCGCATCCTCTCGTCCACATAATCTGCGATCTCCTGGATCTGCTCGTTGGTCTTGTCACCTGTGATGCTGTATGTCTGTCCGTAGATTTTAACCTGCACCTTTTCGCTCATGATTTCACCTCTTCCTGCATTACTCTATCTTTCGCGAAGCACGGCACCAAACCGCTGCCGTAGCATCTGCAATATATCTCCGTGGACCTCATCCACTTCATCATCGGTCAATGTCCTGTCCTCGGCTCTGTAGGTGACACTGATCGCCACACTCTTGCGGCCTTCGCCGATCTGGACACCCCGGAATACGTCGAACAGCTCCACCTTCTCGAGGATATCCGCCTCCATATGCCGAATGGCCATCAGCACATCTCCCACAGGCAGCCTTTCTTCCACGATCATCGCGATATCTCTGGAGGTCGCCGGGAACTTCGGCAGAGGCTTGTAGATCACTTCTCTGTCGGAAAGTTCCACGATAAGGTCGAAGAACAGTTCTGCAGCATAGACCCTGCAGTCCATGCCGTAGTTCTCCGCCACATCCGGATGAATCTCGCCCATGATGCCCAACTCCACCAGCTGTCCGTTTCTGTCCAGTGTCTGGATACGGGCGCATCTACCCGGATGG contains:
- the zapA gene encoding cell division protein ZapA, producing the protein MSEKVQVKIYGQTYSITGDKTNEQIQEIADYVDERMRLISKIMGRNGTSSTAVLTAVNIGEELFDLKEEIERLRTANDQLERDSAHYIKLWEDAKKSYKQTKESIDKMKMDGEKEEQKYEELKAKCSEFENQIFDLQMENIQLKSQIEKMQKD